Proteins found in one Hirundo rustica isolate bHirRus1 chromosome Z, bHirRus1.pri.v3, whole genome shotgun sequence genomic segment:
- the CETN3 gene encoding centrin-3 isoform X2, with product MSLALRNELSVDKTKKKKRRELTEEQKQEIKDAFELFDTDKDRAINYHELKVAMRALGFDVKKADVLKILKDYDRESTGKITFEDFNEVVTDWILDRDPQEEILKAFKLFDDDDSGKISLRNLRRVARELGENMSDEELRAMIEEFDKDGDGEINQEEFIAIMTGDI from the exons ATGAGCCTGGCCCTCAG GAATGAGCTCTCAGTAGACAAaactaaaaagaagaaaagaagagaactGACTGAGGAACAGAAGCAAGAAATTAAAGATGCCTTTGAATTGTTTGATACAGACAAGGATAGAGCGATAAATTATCATGAATTAAAG GTGGCAATGAGAGCCTTAGGTTTTGATGTGAAAAAAGCTGATGTCCTGAAAATACTTAAAGATTATGATCGAGAATCAACAGGCAAGATCACCTTTGAAGATTTTAATGAAGTTG TGACAGACTGGATATTGGACAGAGACCCACAAGAAGAAATACTCAAGGCGTTCAAATTGTTCGATGATGATGACTCTGGTAAAATAAGTCTGAGAAACCTGCGCCGGGTTGCTAGAGAATTGGGTGAAAATATGTCTGATGAAGAACTACGGGCTATGATTGAAGAATTTGATAaggatggagatggagaaa TCAATCAAGAAGAATTTATTGCTATTATGACTGGAGATATTTAG
- the CETN3 gene encoding centrin-3 isoform X1, producing MSLALRNELSVDKTKKKKRRELTEEQKQEIKDAFELFDTDKDRAINYHELKVAMRALGFDVKKADVLKILKDYDRESTGKITFEDFNEVVTDWILDRDPQEEILKAFKLFDDDDSGKISLRNLRRVARELGENMSDEELRAMIEEFDKDGDGESTCWQIKHHIILFLILFPF from the exons ATGAGCCTGGCCCTCAG GAATGAGCTCTCAGTAGACAAaactaaaaagaagaaaagaagagaactGACTGAGGAACAGAAGCAAGAAATTAAAGATGCCTTTGAATTGTTTGATACAGACAAGGATAGAGCGATAAATTATCATGAATTAAAG GTGGCAATGAGAGCCTTAGGTTTTGATGTGAAAAAAGCTGATGTCCTGAAAATACTTAAAGATTATGATCGAGAATCAACAGGCAAGATCACCTTTGAAGATTTTAATGAAGTTG TGACAGACTGGATATTGGACAGAGACCCACAAGAAGAAATACTCAAGGCGTTCAAATTGTTCGATGATGATGACTCTGGTAAAATAAGTCTGAGAAACCTGCGCCGGGTTGCTAGAGAATTGGGTGAAAATATGTCTGATGAAGAACTACGGGCTATGATTGAAGAATTTGATAaggatggagatggagaaagTACGTGTTGGCAAATAAAACACCATATAATCTTGTTCTTaattttgttccctttttaG